One window from the genome of Pedobacter schmidteae encodes:
- a CDS encoding glycosyltransferase family 4 protein → MRLAIVTTHPVQYYAPLFKLLYELKQMSVRVFYTWGAGAQEKYDPGFLKPVQWDLPLLEDYDYVFPKNSARHPGSHHFKGIVNPDLIEQLEFWQADAILVYGWAYHSHLKVLRHFSKRIPLLFRGDSTLLDQPRGIKKQARKFFLKWVYAHVDHALFAGSHNKAYFKKHGLKENQLTFSPHAVDNERFSINKYAAAQELRARFKIPEQDILLLFAGKFEQKKDPELLLRAFLGLNRQQLHLLFVGNGVLELVLKQKAKSYGQIHFLDFQNQQYMPVVYQACDLFCLPSSGPGETWGLAINEAMACSKAILASDKVGCATDLIKPGYNGEIFKAGCADSLSQHLNLLLIKNKKGLATMGRCSKKIINEWTFQKQVQAIRHVTAKYE, encoded by the coding sequence ATGCGGTTAGCCATCGTTACCACACATCCCGTCCAATATTATGCACCCTTGTTTAAATTGTTGTACGAGCTGAAGCAAATGAGTGTCCGGGTATTCTATACCTGGGGCGCCGGAGCACAGGAGAAATACGATCCCGGCTTCCTTAAACCGGTGCAATGGGACCTGCCCCTGCTGGAAGACTACGACTACGTATTTCCAAAAAACAGCGCCCGTCATCCCGGTTCTCATCATTTCAAGGGTATTGTTAATCCTGATCTCATTGAGCAACTCGAATTTTGGCAGGCAGATGCCATCTTAGTTTATGGCTGGGCTTATCATAGCCATTTAAAGGTTTTACGCCATTTCAGCAAAAGGATCCCCTTGCTGTTCCGTGGAGATTCGACACTTTTAGACCAGCCCCGAGGGATAAAAAAACAGGCCAGAAAATTTTTCCTGAAATGGGTGTATGCACATGTTGACCATGCCCTTTTTGCCGGTAGCCACAATAAAGCCTATTTCAAAAAACATGGCTTAAAGGAAAATCAACTCACCTTTAGCCCACATGCAGTTGATAATGAACGCTTTTCAATCAACAAATATGCAGCCGCCCAAGAACTAAGGGCCCGGTTCAAAATTCCCGAACAAGATATACTCCTCCTTTTTGCCGGCAAGTTTGAACAGAAAAAAGATCCAGAATTGTTGCTCAGAGCCTTCCTCGGACTAAACAGGCAGCAGTTGCACTTGTTGTTTGTTGGGAATGGCGTATTGGAGCTGGTATTAAAACAAAAGGCCAAATCCTACGGCCAGATTCATTTCCTTGACTTTCAGAACCAGCAATATATGCCCGTCGTTTACCAGGCCTGCGACCTGTTTTGCCTGCCTTCGTCGGGGCCAGGCGAAACCTGGGGACTGGCCATAAATGAAGCCATGGCCTGTTCAAAAGCCATTCTTGCATCAGACAAGGTAGGCTGTGCAACCGATCTGATCAAACCCGGATATAACGGAGAAATTTTTAAAGCCGGATGTGCAGATAGCCTCAGCCAGCACCTCAATCTGCTATTGATTAAAAACAAAAAAGGTCTGGCAACAATGGGCCGCTGTTCAAAAAAAATCATCAACGAATGGACTTTTCAAAAACAAGTACAAGCCATCAGACATGTCACCGCAAAATATGAATAA
- a CDS encoding glycosyltransferase family 4 protein encodes METGKKDKNLPLKIAILVNPLIPVPPQQYGGIERIVFLLIQELQKQGHHITLYAHENSNAGCQLIGYRESANYGWKDFIKINSLTAKIAFQHFDLVHTFGRMNNIAFLMPGQIPKLVSYQLPPTLSQVKKAARISRKNSLHFTACSNFIARQINKDVAVTTIYNGVSLCDYQFKETVSSDAPLVFLGRIQQEKGTAIAIHIAKTTHRKLVIAGNVPAEKIHQDYFEQQVKPFVDGQQISYIGPVTDVQKNELLGGCLAMLMPVTWDEPFGIVMAEALACGTPVIGFNRGAIPEVVRSGLNGFVCETTAEMVAAVHQITSISRDKCRQVAEEKFSAAVIAKQYERLYQQLIYQS; translated from the coding sequence ATGGAAACTGGTAAAAAAGATAAAAACCTACCTCTAAAAATAGCGATACTCGTTAACCCGCTGATTCCCGTACCTCCACAACAATACGGAGGCATCGAGCGGATTGTTTTTTTGCTGATTCAGGAGCTTCAAAAACAGGGGCATCACATTACCTTATATGCCCATGAAAACTCCAACGCCGGCTGCCAGCTCATCGGATACCGGGAATCTGCAAATTATGGCTGGAAAGATTTTATAAAGATCAACAGCCTGACTGCAAAAATTGCCTTTCAGCATTTTGATCTGGTACACACTTTTGGGCGGATGAACAACATTGCCTTCCTGATGCCTGGCCAAATCCCGAAGCTGGTCTCTTATCAACTTCCTCCTACATTGTCACAGGTTAAAAAAGCAGCCCGGATTTCCCGCAAAAACAGCTTACATTTTACCGCATGCAGCAACTTTATTGCCCGCCAGATCAACAAGGACGTTGCGGTTACCACAATTTACAATGGTGTAAGCCTGTGCGATTACCAGTTTAAGGAAACAGTTTCCAGCGATGCACCACTGGTATTTTTGGGAAGAATACAACAGGAAAAAGGAACAGCTATTGCCATACACATCGCAAAAACAACCCATCGTAAATTGGTTATTGCAGGAAATGTCCCAGCCGAAAAAATCCATCAGGATTATTTCGAGCAACAGGTAAAACCATTTGTCGACGGCCAACAGATCAGCTATATAGGACCGGTTACCGATGTTCAAAAAAATGAATTACTGGGTGGTTGCCTCGCAATGCTGATGCCGGTAACCTGGGACGAACCCTTTGGCATCGTAATGGCCGAGGCCCTGGCCTGTGGAACACCGGTAATTGGTTTCAACCGGGGTGCCATACCTGAAGTGGTCCGCAGCGGATTAAATGGTTTTGTATGTGAAACAACTGCTGAAATGGTAGCAGCTGTTCATCAAATCACCAGCATCAGCCGAGACAAATGCAGGCAGGTTGCCGAAGAAAAATTCAGTGCAGCTGTCATCGCAAAACAATACGAGCGGCTTTACCAACAGCTTATTTACCAATCGTGA
- a CDS encoding glycosyltransferase family 2 protein: MEKNYPLVSICMPAYNAGKFITAAVMSVVHQSYLNWELIIIDDGSTDDTALLLSCINDPRIRLYPQKNKGQCAAANRAFYLSKGQLIKFMDADDLLSPQFIEAQVKRIGHTPACIASAAWGRFYNDLSDFKLDTNIVRLNTKPIEWLVASMYDKQPMMQCALWLIPRAVLNRSGLWNETLSLINDFEFFIRVLLQAEEIRFCENAILYYRSGLPNSLSAQKTRKAAESAYRSIQMGTTQLIQYENSPRVKKIAADSFQTFVYGFYPQHRDLTDLAQKRTDELGGSHIGFPAGGLTKILKTLIGWKLVKKIKTYL; encoded by the coding sequence ATGGAGAAAAATTATCCTTTAGTGTCCATTTGCATGCCGGCCTATAATGCAGGTAAATTTATCACAGCAGCCGTCATGTCTGTTGTGCATCAATCTTACCTCAACTGGGAACTCATCATCATCGATGATGGTTCGACCGACGATACAGCACTGCTACTAAGCTGCATAAACGATCCGCGGATAAGGTTATATCCGCAGAAAAACAAGGGCCAATGTGCCGCAGCAAACCGCGCCTTCTACCTATCAAAAGGTCAGCTGATTAAGTTTATGGATGCCGATGACCTCCTCTCGCCCCAGTTTATTGAAGCACAAGTTAAACGAATTGGCCATACCCCTGCCTGCATCGCTTCAGCTGCCTGGGGCCGGTTTTATAACGACCTTTCCGACTTCAAATTAGATACAAACATCGTCAGGTTAAACACCAAACCTATTGAATGGCTGGTCGCATCCATGTATGACAAACAACCCATGATGCAATGCGCCCTATGGCTAATCCCCAGAGCAGTGCTAAATCGCTCAGGCCTATGGAACGAAACACTCAGTCTGATCAATGATTTTGAATTCTTTATCCGGGTACTACTCCAGGCTGAAGAAATACGTTTCTGCGAAAATGCCATTTTATATTACCGAAGTGGCCTTCCGAATTCTTTATCTGCTCAAAAAACACGAAAAGCTGCCGAATCGGCCTACCGCTCTATACAGATGGGAACTACGCAACTGATACAATATGAAAACAGTCCACGCGTAAAAAAAATTGCTGCCGACTCTTTTCAAACTTTTGTATATGGCTTTTATCCCCAACATCGTGACCTAACGGATCTCGCGCAGAAAAGGACTGATGAACTGGGTGGATCCCATATCGGCTTTCCGGCCGGAGGACTAACAAAAATTTTGAAAACATTAATTGGATGGAAACTGGTAAAAAAGATAAAAACCTACCTCTAA
- a CDS encoding glycosyl transferase, whose product MIQKIINILYRHPRSAYRTFKHFGGLLSYQKMKKERKEMQKQAGLLPPVTSYPDGLNIYFLTGKKYLYQTLFCIQSLTRVSQQHYHFTLIDDGSFDHSLIEQAKLKLPGCHILLSKEIEDNLKLCLPEHQYPKLHHKRRIYPHLKKLTDIHTLPGNKWRLVLDSDMLFWQEPRAMNAWLKSPRQPLFMRDCKAAYGYSKSLMEKCAGGRIQPLLNVGAVGLTAEMIDWAAIENWIEVMEAEEGTSYFLEQALSAMIVGATQSLILPAQDYLVNPTARQLNHKQGILHHYVDLSKKHYYTEAWRKIIL is encoded by the coding sequence ATGATCCAAAAAATCATCAATATACTCTATCGCCATCCACGGTCCGCATACCGGACTTTCAAACACTTTGGTGGTTTGCTCAGCTACCAAAAGATGAAAAAAGAGCGCAAGGAAATGCAAAAACAAGCCGGGCTACTCCCACCTGTAACGAGCTATCCCGATGGATTAAACATTTACTTCCTTACCGGCAAGAAATACCTCTATCAAACGCTGTTCTGCATACAATCCCTGACCAGGGTAAGCCAGCAACATTATCATTTTACCCTGATAGATGACGGCAGCTTCGACCACAGTTTAATTGAACAGGCAAAACTAAAGCTCCCCGGCTGCCATATCCTACTCAGCAAAGAGATTGAAGACAACCTAAAGCTATGCTTACCCGAACATCAATATCCCAAGCTCCACCATAAAAGAAGGATTTATCCGCACCTTAAAAAACTGACCGATATACACACCTTGCCGGGCAACAAATGGAGATTGGTTTTGGATTCGGATATGCTGTTCTGGCAAGAGCCACGGGCAATGAATGCATGGCTAAAAAGTCCCCGTCAACCACTTTTCATGCGCGATTGCAAAGCGGCTTATGGCTACTCGAAAAGCCTGATGGAAAAATGCGCAGGAGGACGAATACAGCCCTTATTGAATGTGGGCGCGGTGGGGCTAACTGCTGAAATGATAGACTGGGCTGCAATTGAAAACTGGATTGAAGTTATGGAAGCCGAAGAGGGTACCTCTTACTTTCTGGAACAGGCACTCTCGGCAATGATTGTTGGCGCTACGCAAAGCCTGATATTACCCGCGCAGGATTATCTGGTAAATCCTACGGCCCGGCAACTGAACCACAAACAGGGCATACTGCATCATTATGTCGACCTTTCAAAAAAGCATTACTATACCGAGGCATGGAGAAAAATTATCCTTTAG
- a CDS encoding glycosyltransferase, whose amino-acid sequence MSEKNWLADQRSMPKLSVVICTYHPSPQVFEEVLNALQLQDLPQSQWEIILVDNGGKTPLESIFDFSNLPALQVIVESTPGLAHARLCGVRAAAHPLLVFVDDDNVLAPTYLSAALDFYRRNPHVGCFGGRSIPAFETQPPSWFFKTNINLGCQEYGHHLYISNFAATGFKITGYPQFAPIGTGMVIQKRAFMAYVVEAENNIYRMALGRIGKALSSGEDNDIILTVVKSGYEIAYVPSLCIKHIIQRHRYSLAYLKRMAYESNRSWVKVLYLHGISPWKTIYSWTLPIRKLKALLNLKPWQSELSSIRFQSAIGKLQGLSELSGTPNQK is encoded by the coding sequence ATGTCAGAAAAAAATTGGCTTGCAGATCAGCGTTCAATGCCTAAACTTTCGGTAGTGATCTGTACCTACCATCCCTCGCCACAAGTCTTTGAGGAGGTTTTGAATGCATTACAACTACAGGACCTTCCTCAGTCGCAATGGGAAATTATTTTGGTAGACAATGGCGGGAAGACTCCCTTAGAAAGCATTTTTGATTTTTCTAATCTGCCTGCACTCCAGGTGATTGTAGAATCAACGCCAGGCCTGGCTCATGCCCGGCTATGCGGAGTCAGGGCAGCAGCCCATCCACTCCTGGTTTTTGTAGATGACGACAACGTGCTTGCCCCCACTTATCTGAGTGCGGCTCTCGACTTTTACCGCAGAAACCCACACGTGGGATGTTTTGGGGGGAGGTCTATCCCCGCATTTGAGACCCAACCACCTTCCTGGTTTTTCAAAACCAATATCAACCTGGGTTGTCAGGAATATGGCCATCATTTGTACATCTCAAACTTTGCAGCCACTGGCTTTAAAATTACCGGCTACCCACAATTTGCACCCATTGGTACAGGAATGGTGATCCAGAAAAGAGCATTTATGGCCTATGTTGTTGAAGCGGAAAACAATATCTACAGGATGGCGCTGGGACGAATAGGGAAAGCGTTATCATCAGGAGAAGACAACGACATCATTCTCACCGTTGTTAAGTCAGGTTATGAAATTGCCTATGTACCCAGCCTATGCATCAAGCATATCATTCAACGGCACAGATACAGCCTGGCTTACCTCAAAAGAATGGCCTACGAAAGCAACAGGTCCTGGGTCAAGGTGCTATACCTTCATGGCATCAGTCCATGGAAAACCATATACAGCTGGACATTACCCATTAGAAAACTAAAAGCCCTGCTCAATCTTAAGCCCTGGCAGTCGGAATTAAGCAGCATCCGGTTTCAGTCGGCCATAGGAAAACTGCAGGGCTTATCAGAATTATCGGGCACTCCCAATCAAAAATAA
- a CDS encoding glycosyltransferase family 4 protein yields MKIAFVSYEHPLTYSGGGIGTYIAQIAKLMASRGHLVEVFSAANDTIPKHTKTITLHGYLLHLIPHVNRSTFKKEVLNTFFERHRLIVFDIMESPEYGADGLMIKRTYPDLPTVVKLHTPTFLTATLNQYKNSYVDKCRYIVGGLVRGKLVKPYWTYHKNADPEFELYQIADAVSSPTTSLAKIAGQKWGTDKPIQILPNPFIADDTLLKIPPKKSNGSIVVSFIGRLEKRKGILDLMNAIPLILRKNPDITFRFLGHPQLSPSKGILMDEYLKTKLAAYQRNLEFAGNRPYSEIPQFLKETDICIFPSIWENFPNVCLEAMASGKAIVASEAGGMAEIIEHGKNGLLVPPKKPKAIAQVILQLAGNNILIDNLGQQARAKIIDQYNAVNIGQRTAEFYLSTIHHVRKKLACRSAFNA; encoded by the coding sequence ATGAAAATTGCCTTTGTAAGTTATGAGCACCCCTTAACCTATTCAGGAGGAGGTATCGGAACATACATCGCTCAAATTGCAAAGCTTATGGCTTCCAGAGGGCACCTTGTGGAAGTTTTCAGTGCTGCAAATGATACCATACCAAAACACACAAAAACCATCACCTTGCATGGCTATCTGCTGCACCTGATTCCGCATGTCAATCGTAGCACTTTCAAAAAAGAAGTGTTAAATACATTTTTCGAAAGGCACCGGCTTATCGTTTTTGACATTATGGAATCGCCGGAATATGGTGCGGATGGACTGATGATCAAAAGAACATATCCTGATTTGCCTACTGTGGTCAAACTACATACACCCACATTTTTAACAGCTACTTTAAACCAATACAAAAATAGCTATGTTGACAAGTGCAGGTATATTGTGGGCGGACTGGTCCGCGGAAAACTGGTAAAACCTTACTGGACCTATCATAAAAACGCCGATCCTGAATTTGAATTATACCAAATAGCCGATGCTGTATCCAGCCCTACCACAAGTCTGGCTAAAATTGCAGGTCAGAAATGGGGCACTGACAAGCCCATTCAAATCTTGCCCAATCCCTTTATTGCTGATGATACACTGCTCAAAATACCCCCCAAAAAAAGCAATGGAAGTATAGTGGTCAGTTTTATCGGCCGCCTTGAAAAACGTAAGGGCATTTTAGATTTGATGAACGCTATCCCATTGATATTAAGAAAAAACCCAGACATTACTTTTCGCTTTTTAGGTCATCCACAGCTCTCTCCTTCAAAGGGGATACTGATGGATGAATACCTAAAAACCAAACTTGCCGCCTATCAACGCAACCTGGAATTCGCGGGCAACAGGCCCTACAGCGAAATTCCTCAGTTTTTAAAAGAAACAGACATCTGCATCTTCCCAAGTATATGGGAAAACTTTCCAAATGTTTGCCTGGAGGCTATGGCATCCGGCAAAGCAATAGTCGCTTCTGAAGCCGGGGGCATGGCCGAAATTATTGAGCATGGTAAAAACGGCCTGTTGGTACCACCAAAAAAACCAAAAGCCATTGCCCAGGTCATATTGCAGTTGGCCGGCAACAACATCTTGATCGACAATCTTGGACAACAAGCCAGGGCAAAGATAATTGACCAGTACAATGCAGTAAACATCGGGCAGCGCACGGCTGAATTTTACCTTAGCACCATACATCATGTCAGAAAAAAATTGGCTTGCAGATCAGCGTTCAATGCCTAA
- a CDS encoding glycosyltransferase family 2 protein, which produces MVKVSVIIPNFNHAPYLKKRIDSVLAQSYQEIEVILLDDRSTDNSVNILESYRQHPKISHIHYNHQNSKSTFKQWAMGIKLAKGAYIWIAESDDFCEPFFLATLISQLEGHPNIGLAYCKSLPVNAEDYIFDDSDQWMKRVHQTRWETDFINNGSQECVHFLSVQCTIPNVSAVLFKRETLENLELEHIPYLVCGDWFTYIKILKKYDIAYTALPLNYHRSHSGNVRTKNQHRLLLEQLSVMAYLNSNFKVSRSKPYNTSVEEKLSFWLAGLRKGQWTVQENYQIIRLLMSTDRLFPFRLLKVALLKIMNVKVGF; this is translated from the coding sequence ATGGTTAAGGTCTCCGTCATCATTCCCAACTTTAATCATGCCCCTTATCTTAAAAAGCGTATAGATTCGGTGCTGGCACAAAGCTACCAGGAGATAGAAGTAATCCTGCTGGACGACCGCTCAACCGACAATAGCGTTAACATTTTGGAGAGCTACCGACAGCACCCTAAAATCAGCCATATCCATTACAACCACCAAAACAGCAAAAGCACGTTTAAACAATGGGCAATGGGCATTAAACTGGCAAAAGGAGCTTATATATGGATAGCCGAAAGCGATGATTTTTGCGAACCTTTCTTCCTGGCTACCCTCATCTCCCAACTCGAGGGCCACCCAAACATCGGACTCGCCTATTGCAAGTCATTGCCTGTAAATGCTGAAGACTATATTTTTGATGATTCCGATCAATGGATGAAAAGAGTACATCAAACACGCTGGGAAACCGATTTTATCAATAACGGAAGTCAGGAATGCGTACATTTCCTCTCGGTACAGTGCACCATCCCAAATGTAAGTGCCGTATTGTTCAAAAGGGAAACGTTGGAAAATTTAGAGCTGGAACATATTCCTTATCTGGTTTGCGGTGATTGGTTTACCTATATCAAAATCCTAAAAAAATACGACATCGCTTATACCGCGTTGCCACTCAACTATCACAGAAGTCATTCCGGCAACGTCAGGACAAAAAATCAGCATCGATTATTATTAGAACAGCTTTCCGTAATGGCTTACCTCAACAGCAATTTCAAGGTTAGTCGCAGCAAACCCTATAACACCTCAGTGGAAGAAAAACTATCTTTTTGGCTGGCGGGTTTGCGAAAAGGGCAGTGGACTGTACAAGAAAACTATCAGATCATACGCCTGCTGATGTCTACAGATCGGCTGTTTCCATTTCGTTTGTTAAAAGTGGCCTTATTGAAAATCATGAATGTAAAAGTTGGATTCTGA
- a CDS encoding glycoside hydrolase family 99-like domain-containing protein yields MEQIKPIAIHLPQFHPFAENDEWWGKGFTEWTNVTKAKPLFKGHQQPHLPADLGFYDLRLSAARMAQMELAKAYGIYGFCYYHYWFNGKRLMQEPIDLMLKNPKEDFPFMLCWANENWTRRWDGMDKEVLIHQDYSQEDDIAHIHFLCRFFSDSRYIRVDGKPFFVIYRPALFPDIKQTLATWRSEAIRMGIGQLHIGFMNSFSFNEAPETYGFDCKIDFQPNFSALPRQEFAPLREKIQTKLGIKKSAYYGNRILSYDKYVDKTINELKTIPKTYPGITPGWDNSARRASGSTIFKDATPQAYGRWLKHICKTYKNQDTFLFINAWNEWAEGNHLEPCQKWSRQYLEITKDVLSNG; encoded by the coding sequence ATGGAACAAATCAAGCCTATCGCCATCCACCTCCCACAATTTCATCCCTTTGCGGAAAATGACGAATGGTGGGGGAAAGGGTTTACAGAATGGACCAATGTAACCAAGGCAAAGCCCTTATTTAAAGGGCACCAGCAACCACATTTGCCGGCCGACCTCGGGTTTTACGACCTGCGCCTATCCGCAGCCAGGATGGCACAAATGGAGCTGGCAAAAGCCTATGGCATTTATGGCTTCTGCTATTATCATTACTGGTTTAATGGCAAAAGATTAATGCAGGAGCCTATCGACCTTATGCTAAAAAACCCAAAAGAAGATTTTCCATTTATGCTATGCTGGGCCAACGAGAATTGGACACGTCGTTGGGATGGAATGGACAAAGAAGTGCTGATTCATCAGGATTACAGTCAGGAGGATGATATCGCACATATCCATTTTCTTTGTCGCTTTTTTTCCGACAGCAGATACATCAGGGTTGACGGAAAACCATTTTTTGTCATTTATCGGCCCGCGCTTTTTCCGGATATCAAACAAACACTAGCTACCTGGCGCAGCGAAGCCATACGCATGGGCATAGGTCAGCTTCATATCGGCTTTATGAACAGCTTCTCCTTCAATGAAGCGCCCGAAACCTATGGCTTTGATTGCAAAATCGATTTCCAACCCAACTTTTCGGCCCTACCCAGGCAGGAGTTCGCTCCCTTGAGGGAAAAAATCCAGACAAAACTCGGCATAAAAAAATCGGCTTATTACGGCAACCGCATCCTCTCGTACGATAAATATGTGGACAAAACTATAAATGAATTAAAAACAATTCCCAAAACCTATCCGGGGATTACCCCAGGTTGGGACAACAGTGCCAGAAGAGCCAGTGGCTCAACCATTTTTAAAGATGCCACACCCCAAGCCTATGGCAGATGGCTAAAACACATCTGTAAAACATATAAGAACCAGGACACTTTTCTTTTTATCAATGCCTGGAATGAATGGGCCGAGGGAAATCATCTGGAGCCTTGCCAAAAATGGTCCAGACAGTATCTGGAAATAACAAAAGATGTTTTAAGCAATGGTTAA
- a CDS encoding glycosyltransferase — protein sequence MYHKVYPFSPSIWWVKTDDFYRQMWELQSKKVVYLDDYNPDDPTHVVITFDGIYKNVLQFAAPILKKFNYPFELFITSDYLGLDNEFDTTEPRADFTTLVELKQLESLGGRVQWHTRSHPDLLHLHDQEEITQELTVPQDLSNTFPAPALQWFAYPYGNFNPDVVAIAKTLFKGALSCVQGNNHDQHIYNRITVSNETTFKTSTIACIISSYNYGAYLTEAIESVLRQTILPDEILITDDCSDDSTQEISEHYASKYPQLIRFNRNQKNLGIVANFNKAAGLTTADYLFFLGADNRLASNYIESCAALLNTNPDIGVAYTDYHLFGPRAKLIFDTNFAHRYQSKVILNAFYHIIFPDFDNARTGNLIEQKNFIHGSAMYRRTAYNEVGGYRQQTDKPEDWDFFYRILLKGFGAKKAANTTLEYRQHSKDQANNKYISQSLLLHYMGRARASELKYTTLLNRPDYRLFSKYLKFRHKLGRLRFHLKKGNFRFVLQQFKKAL from the coding sequence ATGTACCATAAAGTTTACCCTTTCAGCCCAAGCATCTGGTGGGTAAAAACAGATGATTTCTATCGTCAGATGTGGGAACTGCAGAGCAAGAAAGTTGTGTACCTGGATGATTACAACCCCGATGATCCCACACATGTGGTGATCACTTTTGACGGCATCTACAAAAATGTCCTGCAATTTGCCGCTCCCATACTTAAAAAATTCAATTATCCTTTTGAATTGTTCATCACCAGCGATTACCTGGGCCTGGATAATGAGTTTGACACCACAGAACCCAGGGCCGATTTTACAACACTGGTGGAGTTGAAGCAATTGGAAAGCCTTGGGGGAAGAGTTCAATGGCATACCCGATCTCATCCCGACCTGCTCCACCTCCATGATCAGGAGGAAATAACACAGGAATTAACCGTTCCCCAGGATCTGTCAAATACATTCCCCGCACCAGCCTTACAATGGTTTGCTTATCCTTATGGAAATTTTAATCCCGATGTGGTCGCCATCGCTAAAACATTATTTAAAGGTGCATTAAGCTGTGTTCAGGGAAATAACCACGACCAACACATTTACAACCGCATCACCGTAAGCAATGAAACCACTTTTAAAACCTCCACCATTGCCTGTATCATTTCCTCCTATAACTATGGTGCCTATTTAACCGAAGCCATCGAATCGGTCCTGAGACAGACCATTTTGCCCGACGAAATTCTGATCACGGATGATTGTTCGGATGACTCCACCCAGGAAATTTCGGAACATTACGCTTCAAAATACCCTCAGCTGATCCGCTTCAATAGAAATCAAAAAAACCTGGGTATTGTAGCCAACTTCAATAAAGCTGCAGGGCTGACTACCGCCGATTACCTTTTTTTTCTTGGGGCCGACAACCGGCTTGCTTCCAACTATATAGAATCATGTGCAGCACTACTAAACACCAATCCCGACATTGGCGTTGCTTATACTGATTATCATTTATTTGGCCCCAGGGCCAAGCTTATTTTCGACACCAATTTTGCACACCGCTATCAAAGTAAAGTGATACTGAATGCCTTTTACCATATTATATTTCCCGATTTTGATAATGCCAGGACCGGGAATTTAATAGAGCAGAAGAATTTTATACATGGATCGGCTATGTATAGAAGAACAGCTTACAATGAGGTTGGAGGTTACCGGCAACAAACCGATAAACCGGAAGATTGGGATTTCTTTTACCGGATACTCCTGAAAGGTTTTGGAGCTAAAAAAGCTGCAAACACAACGCTCGAATACAGGCAACATTCCAAAGACCAGGCAAACAATAAATACATCAGTCAAAGCCTGCTCCTGCACTACATGGGGCGGGCCAGGGCATCTGAATTAAAGTACACGACTTTGTTAAACCGTCCGGATTACCGGCTGTTTTCAAAATATTTAAAATTCCGGCATAAACTAGGCCGGCTTAGGTTTCATCTGAAAAAAGGAAACTTCCGCTTTGTGCTGCAACAGTTTAAAAAAGCCTTATAA
- a CDS encoding class I SAM-dependent methyltransferase, with product MKNTIQSIEELNEWHSVDDPWDYHSNPEDRKRKEILLTEIPALAYKNVLDIGCGQGFITTALPGEKVTGIDISAEAIKRAQTHQRPGLQFQQGDIFKLSELAAEEKHDLIIITGVLYPQYIGYSNNLIYHIIDQILKEKGILITVHIDEWYHSRFPYLMVAEYAYQYQAYCHRLEVYSK from the coding sequence ATGAAAAATACCATACAATCAATTGAGGAATTAAACGAATGGCATAGCGTGGACGATCCATGGGACTATCACAGCAATCCCGAAGACAGAAAAAGGAAAGAAATTCTACTGACTGAAATCCCAGCTTTAGCTTACAAAAATGTATTGGACATCGGTTGTGGCCAGGGTTTTATCACCACCGCCCTCCCCGGAGAAAAAGTAACCGGAATCGACATATCAGCCGAAGCCATTAAAAGGGCACAAACTCATCAAAGGCCGGGATTACAATTTCAACAAGGAGATATTTTTAAGCTATCAGAGCTGGCTGCCGAAGAAAAACATGATCTGATTATCATTACCGGCGTACTTTATCCGCAATACATAGGCTATTCAAACAATTTAATCTATCATATTATCGACCAGATTTTAAAGGAAAAAGGAATACTCATTACCGTGCACATCGACGAATGGTACCACAGCAGATTCCCCTACCTGATGGTTGCTGAATATGCCTACCAGTACCAGGCCTACTGCCATAGATTGGAGGTCTATTCAAAATGA